From Lolium perenne isolate Kyuss_39 chromosome 5, Kyuss_2.0, whole genome shotgun sequence, a single genomic window includes:
- the LOC127302124 gene encoding protein PIN-LIKES 3, producing the protein MGLLELFITACMPVLNMLFVTGVGSFLATDFAGILGKEARKHLNYVVFYVFNPCLVSVYLAKTITMESMAKLWFMPVNVLFTFTFGLIFGWIVIKVTGAPPKLRGLILGCCSAGNLGSIILIIIPALCKEKGSPFGAPDVCQTYGLAYSSLSKAIGSFFLWTATYNIIRANSEVTEVDGNTPTTQTKVSVSDSTTSTVSEEHCSISSDRVDECALPLIYNPTTDRTKVSFSERAKRAVSSVSRSVDLKKLCAPSTISVIVGFIIGVTPLLRNAMIGESAPLRFLRESAELIGGGAIPSVTLIMGGNLITGLRGDVSVPRSVIAGIVAVRFILLPLLGTVLVKAAIRFGVIQPDPLYQFILLLQYAVPPAMNIGTITQLFGVGKSECSVIFVWVYPLASVAVAVWSVFFMWTLL; encoded by the exons ATGGGACTCCTGGAGCTCTTCATCACGGCATGTATGCCTGTTCTTAACATGCTCTTCGTTACCGGCGTCGGATCATTCCTGGCAACTGACTTTGCTGGGATACTGGGCAAAGAAGCAAGGAAGCATCTAAACTAT GTAGTGTTTTATGTGTTCAATCCATGTCTTGTCTCAGTCTATTTGGCAAAAACAATCACCATGGAAAGCATGGCCAAACT GTGGTTTATGCCAGTGAATGTCCTCTTTACTTTTACCTTCGGGTTGATCTTTGGTTGGATCGTTATAAAAGTCACCGGAGCCCCACCAAAGTTAAGAGGCC TCATTTTGGGTTGCTGTTCTGCTG GCAATCTGGGCTCTATTATCCTCATCATTATTCCAGCTCTCTGCAAAGAGAAGGGAAGCCCGTTCGGAGCACCTGATGTTTGTCAGACTTATGGACTAGCCTATTCATCGCTTTCAAAGGCC ATTGGCTCCTTCTTTCTATGGACGGCCACTTACAATATCATCCGTGCAAATTCAGAAGTCACTGAAGTAGACGGTAACACTCCAACAACTCAAACAAAAGTCTCGGTTTCAGATAGTACTACGAGTACAGTTTCAGAAGAGCATTGTTCGATCTCGAGTGATCGCGTGGACGAATGCGCTCTCCCGTTGATATACAATCCAACTACAGACAGAACAAAG GTCTCGTTCTCAGAGAGAGCAAAAAGAGCTGTATCATCGGTTTCTAGGTCGGttgacttgaagaagctatgcgcTCCTTCGACTATTTCAGTG ATTGTCGGGTTTATAATTGGAGTAACACCTCTACTTAGAAATGCTATGATTGGAGAAAGCGCTCCACTCCGTTTCCTTCGCGAGTCGGCTGAACTAATCGG CGGAGGAGCCATTCCATCTGTCACGCTGATCATGGGAGGGAATCTCATCACCG GATTGCGAGGAGACGTGAGTGTGCCACGGTCGGTGATCGCCGGCATAGTAGCCGTCAGGTTCATTCTGTTGCCCTTGCTGGGCACCGTGCTGGTTAAGGCGGCGATCCGGTTCGGCGTCATCCAGCCGGACCCTCTTTACCAGTTCATCCTCCTGTTGCAGTACGCCGTCCCACCCGCCATGAACATCG GGACGATCACGCAGCTGTTTGGCGTGGGTAAGAGCGAGTGCTCGGTGATCTTCGTGTGGGTGTACCCGCTCGCGTCGGTCGCCGTGGCGGTGTGGTCCGTGTTCTTCATGTGGACCTTGTTGTGA
- the LOC127302125 gene encoding splicing factor U2af small subunit A: MAEHLASIFGTEKDRVNCPFYFKIGACRHGDRCSRLHNRPSVSPTLLLCNMYQRPDMITPGFDPQGNPIDPSKIQGDFEDFYEDIFDELSKYGEVENLHVCDNLADHLIGNVYVSFREEDQAAKALQALQGRFYSGRPIIAEFSPVTDFREATCRQFEEHNCNRGGYCNFMHVKEIGRDLRKRLYGHLHRSRRSHSRSSRSPSPYHYHSRDRDRSSRSSRDRGDYYGGSLDRGDYGDYHHHSRRSSERNRNYDSDGSRRRRRRSRSRSPVREGSEERRAKIEQWNREREAAQA; encoded by the coding sequence ATGGCTGAGCACCTGGCGTCGATCTTCGGCACGGAGAAGGACCGCGTGAACTGCCCCTTCTACTTCAAGATCGGCGCGTGCAGGCACGGCGACCGCTGCTCCCGCCTGCACAACCGCCCCTCCGTGTCGCCGACGCTGCTGCTGTGCAACATGTACCAGCGCCCCGACATGATCACCCCGGGCTTCGACCCGCAGGGAAACCCCATCGACCCCAGCAAGATCCAGGGCGACTTCGAGGACTTCTACGAGGACATCTTCGACGAGCTCAGCAAGTACGGCGAGGTGGAGAACCTGCACGTCTGCGACAACCTTGCTGACCACCTCATTGGCAACGTATACGTCTCGTTCAGGGAGGAGGACCAGGCCGCCAAGGCCCTCCAGGCTCTGCAGGGGCGGTTCTACTCTGGCCGCCCCATCATTGCTGAGTTCTCGCCGGTCACCGACTTCCGGGAGGCCACCTGCCGGCAGTTCGAGGAGCACAACTGCAACCGTGGAGGGTACTGCAACTTCATGCATGTGAAGGAGATCGGCAGGGACCTGAGGAAGAGGCTGTATGGGCACCTGCATCGGTCCAGGAGAAGCCACAGCAGGAGCAGCAGGAGCCCGAGCCCTTACCATTACCACTCGAGGGACCGTGATCGATCCTCGCGGTCGTCCAGGGACCGCGGCGACTACTATGGCGGCAGCTTGGACCGTGGTGACTATGGTGATTACCATCACCATAGCAGGAGGAGCAGTGAGAGGAATCGCAACTATGACAGTGATGGGAGCAGGCGTCGGCGGCGCAGGAGCCGCAGTAGGAGCCCGGTCAGGGAGGGCAGCGAGGAGAGGAGGGCGAAAATTGAGCAGTGGAACCGCGAAAGGGAGGCGGCTCAAGCCTGA